The following are from one region of the Lentisphaera araneosa HTCC2155 genome:
- a CDS encoding 3-keto-disaccharide hydrolase translates to MRLHLICLSVCLLMSSYNSVNATTENDWKDYSPSNFEEDWELKENGFNSRRLNKKSPKNFSVKEDAFVVESHYQSIGKFLCTKKTYNNFIFEAEVMTSDLRSCAFVGYHGQFLDTQWKGKGRKYKSLHGFSYGFGNWPKTTGEAEIRYTGSKSLIADHKEVEFQKNKWHKVKIVVKDNSIQHWFDDLLVAELKNVRETLEKNSLVKSEEPMSGPIVLGMTGHPKGQKQVISVKWRNVRVKAL, encoded by the coding sequence TTGAGATTACATTTAATATGTCTTTCTGTATGTCTGTTGATGTCCAGTTATAATTCTGTAAATGCAACAACTGAAAATGACTGGAAGGATTATTCACCGAGCAACTTTGAAGAAGATTGGGAACTCAAAGAAAATGGTTTTAATAGCCGTCGCTTAAATAAAAAATCACCCAAAAATTTTAGCGTAAAAGAAGATGCTTTTGTGGTTGAATCCCATTATCAAAGCATAGGAAAGTTTCTCTGTACAAAGAAGACTTATAATAACTTTATCTTCGAAGCGGAAGTCATGACAAGTGATCTTAGAAGCTGTGCCTTTGTGGGTTATCATGGTCAGTTTCTGGATACTCAGTGGAAGGGAAAGGGGCGCAAGTATAAAAGCCTTCACGGCTTTTCTTATGGTTTCGGCAATTGGCCAAAAACGACTGGTGAAGCCGAGATACGTTATACGGGGAGTAAGAGTCTGATAGCAGATCACAAAGAAGTCGAGTTTCAAAAAAACAAATGGCACAAAGTCAAAATTGTTGTGAAGGATAACTCAATTCAACATTGGTTCGATGACCTGTTAGTTGCGGAACTCAAAAACGTGAGAGAGACTCTAGAAAAAAACAGTTTAGTAAAAAGTGAAGAGCCCATGAGTGGTCCAATTGTACTTGGTATGACGGGGCATCCTAAAGGTCAAAAACAAGTCATTAGTGTTAAATGGCGAAATGTTAGGGTCAAAGCCTTATGA
- a CDS encoding sulfatase family protein yields MYSKEKVNFLFITADDMNWNSVGCFGAEIKETTPKIDQLAKEGMRFANAHVATTVCMPSRNAINSGRLPHRSGGEGFHHFTIPNVPTIPSVLSKNGYKVGILGKVGHSTPYKDTPWDHAEEVGRNTEEITKKAAAFADSAINEDKPFYLIVNSHDPHRPYYNWKNEGKKQRNHKGKNPNSHPSKVFKPQDMIVPAFLPDTKEIRHELANYYCSVRRCDDLVGRLVNMIQEKGLQNNTMIVFLSDHGMGAPSAKANAYVNSTKTPMIIKYPTLIKAGSVHKEFSSVLDLFPTMLDLAEIESPGGFDGQSLKAVFSGGKLKDRNKLFFTYFYAKNGNSHYNMRTALDHKYSYTFNSFYTGKRLYATSSLGGNFFTSIVQQGKTDPYWNKRAEFILRRAPEELYDLEKDPYGFNNLANNPEYKELMNKFRKAMATNMEKTKDFVSPVFKTYQETKDVKKMRAAYEKVQASGTFVGNIPKREKDISKWSNP; encoded by the coding sequence ATGTATTCAAAAGAAAAAGTTAATTTCCTTTTCATTACAGCAGATGATATGAATTGGAACAGTGTTGGTTGTTTTGGTGCCGAAATCAAAGAAACTACCCCCAAGATTGATCAACTTGCTAAAGAAGGGATGCGCTTTGCCAACGCTCATGTGGCGACAACTGTCTGCATGCCTTCTCGAAACGCCATCAACTCAGGGCGCCTCCCACATAGAAGCGGAGGAGAGGGCTTTCACCACTTTACCATTCCCAATGTTCCCACGATACCATCTGTTTTAAGTAAGAATGGATACAAAGTCGGCATTCTCGGTAAGGTTGGTCATAGTACACCCTATAAAGACACACCCTGGGATCATGCGGAAGAAGTGGGGCGCAATACAGAAGAGATCACCAAAAAGGCCGCCGCCTTTGCGGACTCAGCAATTAATGAAGACAAACCATTTTACCTCATCGTAAACTCACATGATCCTCACCGCCCTTATTACAATTGGAAAAACGAAGGCAAAAAGCAACGAAATCACAAGGGGAAAAACCCTAACTCTCACCCCAGTAAAGTTTTTAAACCTCAAGACATGATCGTTCCTGCCTTCCTACCAGACACTAAGGAGATCCGTCATGAATTGGCCAATTATTACTGTTCTGTTCGTCGATGCGATGATTTAGTTGGTCGTCTAGTGAACATGATTCAAGAAAAAGGTTTGCAGAACAATACTATGATTGTTTTTCTTTCTGATCACGGAATGGGTGCGCCTTCCGCAAAAGCGAATGCCTATGTAAACAGCACAAAAACGCCAATGATCATAAAATACCCTACTTTAATTAAAGCGGGTTCTGTTCATAAAGAATTTAGCTCTGTACTTGACCTTTTCCCCACTATGCTTGATTTAGCTGAAATAGAATCACCAGGAGGGTTTGATGGTCAAAGTCTAAAGGCAGTATTTAGTGGCGGAAAATTAAAAGATCGAAACAAACTATTTTTTACGTATTTTTATGCTAAAAATGGCAACAGTCACTACAATATGCGCACCGCACTTGATCATAAGTACTCTTATACTTTCAACAGTTTTTACACTGGAAAAAGACTCTACGCCACCTCTTCACTCGGCGGCAACTTTTTCACATCCATAGTGCAACAAGGAAAAACTGATCCCTACTGGAATAAACGCGCTGAATTTATTTTAAGACGTGCTCCAGAAGAGCTCTATGACCTTGAAAAAGACCCCTATGGTTTTAACAATTTAGCAAATAATCCCGAATACAAAGAACTTATGAATAAATTCCGTAAGGCCATGGCCACCAATATGGAAAAAACAAAAGATTTTGTCAGCCCAGTCTTTAAAACTTATCAGGAAACAAAGGATGTCAAAAAAATGCGTGCGGCCTACGAAAAAGTTCAAGCAAGTGGAACCTTTGTGGGAAATATTCCAAAAAGAGAGAAAGACATCAGCAAGTGGTCAAATCCATAA
- a CDS encoding DUF1552 domain-containing protein, which produces MNRRHFLQGAGVLLTLPMLETYANEKSAGVPLRLMFIGFPWGVTNKDNWFPNSTGKNFQITKGLKPLEKHKDDLTIFKNISPLHNAHHPHNTLAYYLTCMNFRQPKDGAYDLISCDQLAAEKLGKDTRYSSLQLSCLGNEGAGAGLSLSWDKYGKPVPGYTDPVALFNELFGDGKVTVEQRRQMIQKERSIMDAFRYQSRLLEKRVSKTDKDKLDEYFTSIRHIEKNLAKSEQWIDTPKPKAGVPRPKKGLQGKEQIKVMYDLMVAALQTDLTRVISYRQPLNALLKELSLSNAHPINHHGGNSSLIEQSIIKDQAQSELFSYLIDRLKATKDFDGLSLFDNTILTYGSGVRSGHMNAKLPLIVTGGGQGKIKPAGYVELQEGKNRLSNLWLTLLQSAGLEMETFSHSNSLIEQIRA; this is translated from the coding sequence ATGAATCGAAGACATTTTTTGCAGGGCGCCGGCGTGCTATTAACTTTACCAATGCTTGAGACTTATGCTAATGAGAAGAGTGCAGGGGTGCCGCTTCGCCTTATGTTTATTGGCTTTCCGTGGGGAGTAACTAATAAAGATAATTGGTTTCCAAATTCAACAGGTAAAAATTTTCAGATTACAAAAGGTTTGAAACCGCTTGAGAAACATAAAGATGATCTCACCATCTTTAAAAATATTTCGCCCTTGCACAATGCTCATCACCCCCATAATACCCTGGCTTATTATTTGACCTGCATGAACTTTAGGCAGCCTAAGGATGGGGCTTATGATTTAATTTCCTGTGACCAACTCGCCGCAGAAAAACTTGGGAAGGATACGCGTTATTCCTCACTGCAATTAAGTTGTTTAGGCAATGAAGGTGCAGGAGCTGGTTTGTCTTTATCCTGGGATAAATATGGCAAGCCTGTGCCTGGTTATACTGATCCAGTAGCCTTGTTTAATGAGTTGTTTGGGGACGGCAAAGTGACCGTTGAACAACGTCGCCAAATGATTCAAAAAGAAAGAAGTATCATGGATGCGTTTCGTTACCAGAGTCGTCTTTTAGAGAAAAGAGTCTCAAAAACGGATAAGGATAAACTAGATGAGTATTTTACCTCTATCAGACATATAGAAAAAAACTTGGCAAAATCGGAGCAGTGGATCGATACACCAAAGCCTAAAGCGGGGGTGCCACGACCCAAAAAAGGTTTGCAAGGAAAAGAGCAAATAAAAGTGATGTATGATCTCATGGTGGCGGCACTTCAAACAGATCTAACACGAGTCATATCCTATAGACAACCGCTCAACGCCTTGTTAAAAGAGTTGTCTTTAAGTAATGCTCATCCCATTAATCATCACGGTGGAAACAGTTCGTTAATAGAACAATCCATCATCAAAGATCAGGCTCAGAGTGAGTTGTTTTCGTACTTAATAGATCGTTTGAAGGCAACTAAAGATTTTGATGGTTTGAGTCTTTTCGACAATACAATTTTGACTTATGGCAGTGGTGTTCGTAGTGGTCATATGAATGCCAAATTACCCTTGATTGTAACCGGGGGAGGGCAGGGTAAGATTAAACCCGCAGGGTATGTTGAACTCCAAGAGGGTAAAAATCGCTTGAGCAACCTTTGGCTAACACTCTTGCAAAGTGCTGGATTGGAAATGGAGACCTTTTCTCATAGCAATAGCCTCATAGAGCAAATACGCGCATGA
- a CDS encoding DUF1592 domain-containing protein, producing the protein MKYFILTLFCLASLQAGDFEQTIKPFFEQHCISCHGVEKQKGKLRLDNISMNFSSLESAEQWQFILDELNGATMPPEDEPQPSKKELTEVLEVLTYEIEKAKKHHYGKNREVVMRRLNKREYINTMFELTGVRFDEKDIIDDQSTAEYDNHGEGLYVSSFLLGKYREYANEALSKVFAQEAPKVTSYKKKNLAQEKNDWIKKKLAGFEKDKSQSKKSSGKKGRVEEQKAEYDYLKAYLKQAEAQKGLVIEHDQEVKFTTKEGRNGLFNGLGNYKIAIEAQLKNLKTGDKAYLVIGDRHLDISELSTKKQVLVFDVYCSIKTVFKLKFFASQTQQNRGKRKRKNKSKGGFPDISVGGPKLILSSFAIEHRETGATEASYKKIFPVGKKSSESHERYAGKVIKHFALRAYRGRQITFDFYKFLMGIYKENVKNGMDEIAAIKEPLVIILSSPKFVYLTEASGSSKSISDLELAIRLSYFLWSAPPDKELYKLVSSRELRSKSVLNQQLIRMLKDPRSRAFSEGFFKKWLEMENLDLIEVKNAHDSGPQKYSLQLEQLLKQEPLEFFRALILRNLSISNLLDSEFLVLNQTLASYYKLPVKVSENKFQIVKLPSDSPRGGLMGMGAILAMLGNGDRSSPVLRGNFVLTKMMGMASPPPPPNVPDLEIQTQGNIKDKLKAHQEQAQCASCHKTIDPAGFGLESFDQSGQWVGINKQNKNVVEGKLPGLGSYKNYFEQRKLLLNNKDNFAKAFIEQLCSYAFARKVGFADGALVDQLSAKAKSNDYKLRDIISDIVLSNEFTMK; encoded by the coding sequence ATGAAATACTTTATTCTAACTTTGTTTTGTTTGGCCTCACTTCAAGCCGGTGATTTTGAGCAAACAATTAAGCCCTTTTTTGAGCAGCACTGCATTTCATGTCATGGTGTTGAGAAACAAAAGGGGAAGTTGCGTTTAGATAATATCTCTATGAATTTTTCAAGCTTAGAGAGCGCCGAGCAATGGCAATTCATTTTAGATGAATTAAATGGTGCGACAATGCCACCTGAAGATGAACCGCAGCCATCAAAAAAAGAATTGACCGAAGTTCTTGAGGTCTTGACTTACGAAATAGAGAAGGCCAAAAAACACCATTATGGGAAAAACCGTGAAGTAGTGATGCGTCGCCTTAATAAACGTGAATATATCAACACCATGTTTGAACTCACTGGAGTGCGCTTTGATGAAAAAGATATAATCGACGATCAATCAACTGCAGAATACGATAATCATGGTGAAGGTCTTTATGTTTCTTCTTTTTTATTAGGGAAATATCGTGAATATGCCAATGAAGCCTTAAGCAAAGTTTTTGCTCAGGAAGCGCCAAAAGTCACAAGCTATAAAAAGAAAAATTTGGCTCAGGAAAAAAATGATTGGATTAAAAAGAAGTTGGCAGGATTTGAAAAGGATAAGTCTCAAAGCAAAAAGAGTTCAGGGAAAAAGGGCCGAGTCGAAGAGCAAAAAGCCGAGTATGATTATCTCAAGGCTTACCTGAAGCAAGCTGAAGCTCAAAAGGGGCTTGTCATTGAACATGACCAAGAAGTTAAATTTACGACGAAAGAGGGCAGAAATGGCTTATTTAATGGCTTGGGAAATTATAAAATAGCGATCGAAGCTCAGCTAAAGAATCTCAAAACTGGGGATAAGGCCTATTTAGTCATTGGGGATCGTCACTTAGATATTTCCGAACTGTCGACTAAGAAGCAAGTGCTTGTTTTTGATGTTTACTGCAGTATAAAAACAGTTTTTAAGCTAAAGTTTTTCGCGAGTCAGACGCAACAGAACAGGGGAAAACGAAAGAGGAAAAATAAATCCAAAGGTGGTTTTCCCGATATAAGTGTGGGGGGACCTAAGCTCATTTTAAGTTCTTTCGCTATAGAACACAGAGAAACGGGAGCTACTGAAGCTTCTTACAAAAAGATTTTTCCAGTTGGTAAAAAAAGTAGCGAATCACATGAACGTTACGCAGGTAAAGTGATCAAACATTTTGCACTTAGAGCTTATCGGGGACGTCAGATTACATTTGATTTTTATAAGTTTTTGATGGGGATATATAAAGAAAATGTAAAAAATGGCATGGACGAAATTGCGGCCATAAAGGAGCCATTAGTGATCATCCTTTCCTCACCAAAGTTTGTCTACCTAACAGAAGCCTCCGGCAGTAGTAAGAGTATTTCTGATTTGGAATTGGCGATACGACTTTCTTACTTTCTGTGGAGTGCCCCACCAGATAAGGAGTTGTATAAGCTAGTTTCTAGTAGGGAATTAAGAAGTAAAAGTGTTTTAAATCAACAACTTATAAGAATGCTAAAGGATCCCCGTTCACGAGCCTTTAGTGAGGGTTTTTTCAAGAAGTGGTTGGAGATGGAGAACCTAGATCTTATCGAAGTTAAAAATGCTCATGACTCGGGCCCGCAAAAGTACAGCCTGCAATTGGAACAACTCTTAAAACAAGAACCTCTTGAATTCTTTAGAGCTTTAATTCTGCGCAATTTGAGTATAAGCAATTTGTTGGATTCAGAATTTTTGGTATTAAATCAAACTTTGGCATCCTACTACAAGCTACCAGTAAAGGTTTCGGAGAACAAATTTCAAATAGTGAAATTGCCAAGTGACTCTCCCAGGGGAGGGCTTATGGGAATGGGGGCAATTCTTGCAATGTTGGGCAATGGGGATAGAAGTTCACCCGTCTTGCGCGGGAATTTTGTTTTGACAAAAATGATGGGCATGGCATCGCCTCCGCCTCCGCCTAATGTGCCAGATCTGGAAATTCAAACTCAGGGCAATATCAAAGATAAGTTAAAGGCGCACCAGGAACAAGCTCAATGTGCTTCTTGCCATAAAACAATTGATCCAGCGGGCTTTGGCTTGGAATCCTTTGATCAATCAGGTCAATGGGTGGGGATTAATAAACAGAATAAAAATGTAGTCGAAGGCAAACTTCCGGGTTTAGGCTCCTATAAAAATTATTTTGAGCAACGAAAATTACTTTTGAATAATAAAGATAATTTTGCTAAGGCCTTCATTGAGCAATTGTGCTCCTATGCCTTCGCACGGAAAGTTGGATTTGCTGATGGGGCTTTAGTTGACCAGTTATCGGCAAAGGCAAAAAGCAATGACTATAAGCTAAGAGATATTATTTCTGATATAGTTCTTAGCAATGAATTTACTATGAAATAG
- a CDS encoding prepilin-type N-terminal cleavage/methylation domain-containing protein — MKKTKFSLIELLVVVAIIGILASFLLPTLSKARKKAQSSVCQNKLKQISTASFMYAEDNDNFAPLNDAKNSNYWSKRMSQGGYLPAITAANSNENGSPYKCPNGAALDTYYTNNYSQNYRLGQIDSGGAVYTPYQLTSSHSNETAFYMDAWNVKNNLFKSYFSEAKIYDSNKEKAIARHQSKANIVYVDGHASTLTGSQLLIIGSEANTTEFWIP, encoded by the coding sequence ATGAAGAAAACAAAGTTTAGCTTAATTGAACTCCTTGTTGTCGTGGCGATAATTGGAATCCTTGCGAGTTTCTTACTTCCTACACTGAGTAAAGCTAGAAAAAAAGCACAAAGTTCCGTATGCCAAAACAAGCTCAAGCAAATCTCCACAGCTTCATTTATGTACGCTGAAGATAACGATAATTTTGCCCCACTTAACGACGCTAAAAACAGTAACTATTGGTCAAAAAGAATGTCCCAAGGTGGCTATCTCCCAGCGATTACTGCAGCAAACAGTAATGAAAATGGAAGTCCCTACAAATGTCCCAATGGGGCAGCGCTCGATACTTATTACACCAACAATTATTCCCAAAACTACCGCTTAGGCCAAATAGATAGTGGTGGTGCAGTTTACACTCCTTATCAATTAACAAGTAGTCACAGCAATGAAACAGCTTTTTATATGGATGCCTGGAACGTTAAAAACAACCTCTTCAAATCTTATTTTTCAGAAGCTAAGATTTACGATTCAAATAAAGAAAAAGCCATTGCCCGTCATCAGAGTAAAGCCAACATCGTTTATGTAGATGGACATGCTAGCACATTAACAGGCAGTCAATTGCTCATCATTGGCAGCGAGGCGAATACTACAGAATTTTGGATTCCTTAA
- a CDS encoding DUF1592 domain-containing protein has translation MLRLLPFFLSLAIGLHAEAIRPSSLFIKNCQECHNPKKSKGKFSLSDLSGGVKAKNIDKWHDVLDQLESHEMPPEDQAPIAPQNRKLMLSWVKSKIAQYNASTPSQVKKPLTKRLTLEEYQHTLRDLLGVEHLGTNSPSQELLEDAYEDGFNNNAKNLSMSSYHMNAYLNTARKILDNFILDDQKPESKKYDFKPHYFKKVRWTTKGSPGNGKDHLDLIAPSHHQSIARFPEFPETGYYKITIDAQAIDRNYPYKEEHIGVHKSDPIKMSIKIGSKNFIQPLQDKRKTYTLNTWVSKGSDLGFGLDTDGLKMVLNGNFKFYGSLPKRYPEIHPGIKAEAKKYPNETTAKSNSWSWKYWRGPRVRIFGVKLEGPYYKSWPPEVEAKLIGAKPSTQNIKTTLLEFAQKAYRREVSSKEILPIINYTHSLAKKTSMKEAIKEGLTLILSSSSFLYINQKSSPQYSLASKLSYALWSSTPDTLLMQLAKQNKLNSNANLDKLVRLMLKSPKSQAFIDNFPNAWFELNMLGFMPPDPDLYHYFHRKDLMIDMKNEVKTFFAHALKENLSLMDFIKADYSFINEDLAKIYGITNIKGSMLRKYHFKDGRRGGILGMGAILSLSSDTQVTSPIHRGVWLKENLFGSHPSPPPPELMIEEPDIRNSKNIREALAKHTSQADCRSCHAKIDPWGWAFENFGPAGEWRDHYVKINQGRKGPTSKKADIVDASSQLADGRKYEDIHDFKKIMASQDRKIVACFIRKLITYINGQEPGYEMDTEIDRIVTLSRQQNYKIINTMIAVFQSPYIR, from the coding sequence ATGCTTAGGTTACTCCCCTTTTTCTTAAGCCTAGCCATAGGCCTACACGCAGAAGCGATACGCCCGAGTTCTTTATTTATTAAAAATTGTCAAGAATGCCACAATCCTAAAAAGTCTAAAGGGAAATTTTCTTTAAGTGATTTAAGTGGTGGAGTCAAAGCTAAAAACATAGATAAATGGCACGATGTTTTAGATCAGCTTGAAAGCCATGAAATGCCACCAGAAGATCAAGCACCAATTGCACCCCAAAATCGTAAACTCATGCTAAGCTGGGTCAAATCTAAAATTGCTCAGTACAATGCTTCCACACCAAGCCAAGTCAAAAAACCACTGACCAAAAGACTGACTTTGGAGGAGTATCAACATACGCTCCGCGACTTGCTCGGAGTCGAACACCTGGGCACCAACTCTCCCAGTCAAGAACTTTTAGAAGATGCCTATGAGGATGGCTTTAATAACAATGCCAAGAACTTAAGTATGAGTTCATATCACATGAACGCCTACCTCAACACCGCTCGCAAAATCCTAGACAATTTCATTTTAGACGACCAAAAACCTGAGTCAAAAAAATATGATTTTAAACCCCATTATTTTAAAAAAGTACGATGGACGACAAAAGGATCTCCTGGCAATGGTAAAGATCACCTAGATTTAATTGCGCCTTCTCATCATCAAAGTATTGCCCGCTTCCCTGAATTTCCCGAAACAGGTTATTATAAAATCACCATCGATGCTCAAGCCATTGATCGCAATTACCCCTATAAAGAAGAGCATATAGGAGTCCACAAAAGCGACCCCATTAAAATGAGTATAAAAATTGGCTCAAAAAACTTCATTCAGCCCCTCCAGGATAAGCGAAAGACTTATACCCTAAATACATGGGTTTCCAAAGGCTCCGATTTAGGCTTCGGACTCGATACCGACGGCCTTAAAATGGTGCTTAATGGCAACTTCAAGTTTTATGGAAGTCTTCCCAAGCGCTACCCCGAAATTCATCCTGGGATAAAGGCCGAAGCTAAAAAATACCCTAATGAAACGACGGCAAAATCAAACTCTTGGAGCTGGAAATACTGGCGTGGACCAAGAGTGCGTATCTTTGGTGTTAAGCTTGAGGGCCCCTACTATAAATCCTGGCCACCTGAAGTCGAAGCCAAGCTCATCGGCGCTAAGCCTAGTACTCAAAATATAAAAACGACTCTGCTTGAATTTGCCCAAAAAGCCTATCGACGGGAAGTGAGCTCCAAAGAGATTTTGCCGATCATCAATTACACCCATTCCTTAGCCAAGAAAACCAGTATGAAGGAGGCTATTAAAGAAGGGCTTACACTCATTCTCAGTTCATCGTCCTTCCTTTACATCAATCAAAAATCATCGCCTCAATACTCATTGGCCTCGAAATTGAGTTACGCCCTTTGGTCATCTACGCCAGATACACTTCTTATGCAGCTGGCAAAGCAAAATAAATTAAACTCAAATGCCAATTTAGATAAGTTGGTTCGCCTCATGCTTAAAAGTCCCAAGAGCCAGGCTTTTATTGACAACTTCCCAAATGCTTGGTTTGAACTAAACATGCTGGGTTTTATGCCTCCAGATCCAGATTTGTACCATTACTTTCATCGAAAAGATCTGATGATAGATATGAAAAATGAAGTCAAAACTTTCTTTGCTCACGCGCTTAAAGAAAACTTGAGCCTAATGGATTTCATCAAGGCCGATTACTCATTCATCAACGAAGATTTAGCCAAAATTTATGGCATTACAAACATCAAAGGATCAATGCTGCGCAAATACCACTTTAAAGACGGTCGGCGTGGTGGCATCCTAGGCATGGGAGCTATTCTAAGTTTAAGCTCCGACACACAAGTCACTTCGCCAATTCACCGCGGCGTTTGGCTCAAAGAAAACCTTTTTGGCAGCCACCCTTCTCCGCCACCCCCCGAGCTTATGATCGAAGAGCCCGACATCAGAAACTCCAAAAATATTCGCGAGGCTTTAGCTAAACACACCTCACAAGCCGATTGCCGAAGTTGCCACGCAAAGATTGACCCTTGGGGCTGGGCTTTCGAAAATTTTGGGCCCGCTGGCGAGTGGCGTGATCACTATGTAAAAATTAACCAAGGAAGAAAAGGCCCTACTAGTAAAAAAGCTGACATTGTCGATGCTTCATCACAACTAGCCGATGGTAGAAAATATGAGGACATTCATGATTTTAAAAAAATAATGGCAAGTCAAGATCGCAAAATTGTCGCCTGCTTCATTCGCAAACTCATCACTTATATTAATGGCCAAGAACCAGGTTACGAAATGGATACTGAGATTGATCGAATCGTAACTTTATCGAGGCAACAAAACTACAAAATCATCAATACCATGATTGCCGTTTTTCAAAGTCCATATATTCGCTAA
- a CDS encoding DUF1552 domain-containing protein: MNRRNFIKATGFSLPLPLLAFNRAPKQKAPMRLVVVGNPYGMHPESFFPKTFGKDYKTTIELQCLDWIRDEMTIFSHIDHKMESGHNKESAFLSGILKRDASQYPDGNISLDQMIGEYLRSEVRFPTLNVSAGPSIQESWSRTGVPTPILNTTQMYNKLFNNSSASEKKAELEVWQRNQEMLKVLHGQHAYSFRNLGQDDKVQMDQYLSSLSDLNREINSMRKWQNKAKPKFNMPSFIDYEQEYNTIFDMLVLGLQSNSTRVATVTFPGQFKTRDIGLAGNYHSYTHNGKKPDAVNGLQQIEIFQLKQVSRFIKKLKAIKEPGQNGSMLDHTIVMFGSSMGYGGTHSNRNLPILLVGGGLKHKGHVDMKRKNGENTMLCNLYLSILHKFGIERESFNTSVGTVDI, from the coding sequence GTGAACAGAAGAAATTTCATCAAAGCTACAGGATTTAGCCTGCCACTTCCTCTCTTAGCTTTTAACAGAGCTCCAAAGCAAAAGGCTCCCATGCGCTTGGTCGTTGTAGGTAATCCCTATGGAATGCATCCAGAAAGCTTTTTCCCAAAAACTTTTGGCAAGGATTATAAAACCACCATCGAACTTCAGTGCCTTGATTGGATTCGTGATGAGATGACTATTTTTTCTCATATAGATCACAAAATGGAGAGTGGACACAACAAAGAATCGGCCTTTCTTTCGGGAATTTTAAAGCGTGATGCCAGTCAATATCCCGACGGCAACATCAGTCTCGATCAAATGATTGGCGAATACCTGCGCAGCGAAGTACGCTTTCCAACTTTGAACGTGAGTGCGGGTCCAAGCATTCAAGAAAGTTGGAGTCGCACTGGCGTGCCCACGCCCATTTTAAATACGACGCAGATGTACAACAAGCTTTTTAATAATAGCTCAGCTAGCGAAAAAAAAGCTGAACTCGAGGTATGGCAGCGCAATCAGGAAATGCTCAAAGTACTTCATGGTCAACACGCTTATTCATTTAGAAATTTAGGTCAAGATGACAAGGTACAAATGGATCAGTACTTAAGCTCTTTGAGTGACTTAAACCGCGAGATTAATTCCATGCGCAAGTGGCAAAATAAAGCCAAGCCAAAATTTAATATGCCCAGCTTTATCGATTATGAGCAGGAGTACAACACCATTTTCGATATGCTCGTCCTAGGGCTGCAGTCAAATTCGACACGCGTTGCTACAGTTACTTTTCCGGGACAATTCAAAACTCGAGATATTGGACTCGCAGGCAATTATCATTCCTACACCCACAATGGCAAAAAGCCCGATGCTGTAAATGGCTTACAACAAATAGAGATCTTCCAGCTCAAACAAGTCTCGCGCTTTATTAAAAAGTTAAAAGCCATAAAAGAACCCGGTCAAAATGGCTCCATGCTGGATCATACCATCGTTATGTTTGGCAGTTCAATGGGATATGGTGGAACACATAGTAATCGCAATTTACCTATTCTTCTTGTTGGTGGTGGATTAAAACACAAAGGCCATGTCGATATGAAAAGGAAAAATGGCGAAAACACCATGCTCTGCAATCTCTACTTGAGCATTCTTCATAAATTTGGCATTGAACGCGAGAGCTTCAATACCAGCGTCGGCACTGTGGACATTTAA